From one Candidatus Zixiibacteriota bacterium genomic stretch:
- a CDS encoding cytidylate kinase-like family protein — MTSIEAIINRQCLRWEQRQTKVADAQKSVDAPPPIVTVSRQTGSRGSYFASRLAQKLGYQRIHREIIDAICESSGYRKRIVESLDEKSRSELELMVEAMVTGQAVDHRDYIRHLYRVILSMSRLGGVVVVGRAGNFILGPKRGFHVRVVCPLERRIRNLMEFRKVARDEAKRQIEESDRLRREFAHRHFGADNNDPRHYDLVINAAYIDVEEMVATATAAIRGKTDKLTHPDHDCLGADAE, encoded by the coding sequence ATGACGTCGATCGAAGCAATTATCAATCGGCAGTGTCTTCGCTGGGAACAGCGGCAGACCAAGGTCGCGGATGCGCAAAAGTCTGTGGATGCTCCGCCTCCGATCGTCACGGTATCGCGGCAGACCGGTTCGCGGGGCTCGTATTTCGCGTCGCGGTTGGCCCAGAAGCTCGGTTACCAACGGATTCACCGGGAGATAATCGACGCAATCTGCGAATCATCGGGCTACCGCAAACGGATTGTCGAATCGCTCGACGAGAAGTCGCGGTCGGAGCTGGAATTGATGGTCGAGGCGATGGTGACGGGGCAGGCGGTAGACCACCGCGACTATATTCGGCACTTGTACCGGGTGATCCTTTCGATGTCGCGGCTCGGAGGCGTGGTGGTGGTGGGTCGGGCGGGGAACTTCATCCTCGGTCCGAAGCGCGGATTTCACGTTCGGGTTGTCTGTCCACTGGAACGGCGGATCCGCAATCTCATGGAGTTCCGGAAGGTGGCGCGGGACGAAGCGAAACGGCAGATCGAGGAGTCTGACCGTTTGCGTCGCGAGTTCGCCCACCGGCATTTCGGCGCTGACAACAACGACCCCAGACACTACGACCTGGTGATAAACGCTGCGTACATCGATGTCGAGGAGATGGTTGCGACCGCGACGGCAGCGATTCGCGGCAAGACGGACAAGCTCACGCATCCCGACCATGATTGCCTGGGCGCGGACGCCGAATGA
- a CDS encoding CoA-binding protein: MKKASPGSRVAVLGASPKEERYSFKAVRMLKEHGFVPVPVHPAGHVVDGEKSLKSLEEIREPVDTLTMYVGEKISDGELDRIIALRPRRVVFNPGAENEPLAAKLEAAGIEVVRACTLVMLRTGQF, translated from the coding sequence ATGAAGAAGGCATCACCGGGATCACGTGTGGCGGTTCTCGGCGCGTCACCCAAAGAAGAGCGTTATTCGTTTAAGGCCGTGCGAATGCTCAAGGAGCACGGTTTCGTGCCGGTACCGGTGCATCCGGCCGGGCACGTGGTCGATGGTGAAAAATCGTTGAAGTCGCTGGAGGAAATCCGCGAACCGGTGGACACGCTGACGATGTATGTTGGAGAAAAGATTTCAGACGGAGAACTGGATAGAATTATCGCGTTGCGTCCCCGTCGCGTGGTCTTCAATCCCGGCGCGGAAAACGAGCCGCTGGCAGCCAAACTCGAGGCTGCCGGGATCGAAGTAGTTCGGGCCTGCACGCTGGTTATGCTTCGGACCGGTCAGTTCTGA
- a CDS encoding FAD-binding oxidoreductase: protein MSTMKAMLSAIASEFPDDRLTYQKSVPTFHPENADEAARLVRLAGAHRVRLFITGFGNNIDPVGEPFTGMLGVRTDRLNQLIQVAPEDFYAVAGGGYPLRELNLALADNHLYLPHSDLPYVGSVGGAVAVGLTATLHGHLLPIKKYVIKAEIVTPTGEIIRPGSVCFKSVAGYDIVKIFSPSWGVLGLLVSVTFRVMPETARPEYAAMVQNAIDRQSFLAGLDENNNDVDAVYSRKIRAKFDPGGILPVV, encoded by the coding sequence ATGTCCACCATGAAGGCGATGTTGTCTGCGATCGCGTCGGAGTTTCCCGACGACCGGCTCACGTACCAGAAATCCGTCCCCACATTTCATCCGGAGAATGCCGACGAAGCCGCCCGGCTCGTTCGTCTTGCCGGCGCCCACCGCGTTCGCCTCTTTATCACCGGATTCGGCAACAATATCGATCCGGTCGGCGAGCCGTTTACCGGCATGCTCGGCGTCCGCACCGACCGACTGAATCAACTGATTCAGGTCGCCCCCGAGGACTTCTACGCTGTCGCCGGCGGCGGCTATCCGCTCCGTGAGCTGAACCTCGCTCTTGCCGACAATCACCTCTATCTGCCGCACAGCGACCTGCCGTATGTCGGATCGGTCGGCGGGGCCGTCGCGGTCGGACTCACGGCGACTTTGCACGGGCATCTGCTGCCCATCAAGAAGTATGTCATCAAGGCCGAAATCGTGACACCCACCGGCGAGATTATCCGCCCCGGATCGGTTTGCTTCAAGTCGGTTGCCGGATACGATATCGTGAAGATATTCTCGCCCTCGTGGGGTGTGCTCGGGCTGCTTGTCTCGGTGACCTTTCGCGTCATGCCGGAAACCGCCCGCCCGGAGTATGCCGCTATGGTGCAGAACGCAATCGATCGTCAGTCCTTTCTCGCCGGACTTGATGAGAACAATAACGATGTTGATGCCGTGTACTCCCGCAAGATCCGGGCTAAATTCGATCCCGGGGGCATTCTGCCTGTCGTGTAG
- a CDS encoding NAD(P)-dependent oxidoreductase encodes MTTELPESGRGKVLVTGAAGYIGSVLVGQLLSAGYAVRGLDNLMFGGQGLLGWLHRPGFEFVEGDIRHPATVKSALSGVDSVVHLAAIVGDPACRAEPALASAVNGDGARLVAERAMEAGVRRFVFASTCSNYGKMPDPTGYVDESTPLNPVSLYAELKVAFEDFLFGLRQTHMGTVCLRFATVYGLSPRPRFDLTVNEFTRELTLGRKLEIYGEKFWRPYCHVVDLARACVIAVEAPSATVSHQAFNVGDTRENYQKKGLAELITAQLPEAAGLVSYVTRNEDPRDYRVRFGKIREALGFEITRRVPDGIHEIIEAIRSGLIADPDDRRYTNQRTVER; translated from the coding sequence ATGACGACAGAACTGCCAGAGTCCGGTCGAGGAAAGGTGCTTGTCACCGGCGCGGCCGGGTATATCGGTTCGGTGCTGGTCGGGCAACTGCTGAGCGCCGGATACGCCGTGCGCGGGTTGGACAACCTGATGTTCGGCGGCCAGGGGCTGCTTGGCTGGCTGCACCGACCGGGATTCGAATTCGTCGAGGGCGATATTCGCCACCCGGCAACGGTCAAAAGCGCCCTGTCGGGAGTCGACTCGGTCGTCCATCTGGCGGCTATTGTCGGCGACCCGGCGTGCCGGGCGGAGCCGGCACTGGCCAGTGCGGTCAATGGCGACGGCGCGCGGCTGGTCGCAGAACGTGCCATGGAGGCGGGCGTACGCCGATTCGTATTCGCCTCCACGTGCAGCAACTACGGGAAGATGCCTGACCCGACAGGGTACGTCGATGAATCCACGCCGCTCAATCCCGTTTCCCTGTATGCAGAACTAAAGGTGGCGTTTGAGGATTTCCTGTTCGGATTACGGCAGACGCACATGGGGACGGTGTGTCTTCGATTTGCGACCGTCTACGGCCTCTCCCCCCGTCCCCGCTTTGACCTGACGGTCAACGAGTTTACGCGCGAGCTGACGCTCGGCCGGAAGCTGGAGATATACGGGGAGAAGTTCTGGCGGCCATATTGCCATGTGGTGGATTTGGCGCGCGCGTGCGTGATCGCAGTCGAAGCGCCGTCGGCCACGGTATCGCACCAGGCATTTAATGTCGGTGATACACGCGAAAACTACCAGAAAAAGGGCCTCGCGGAGTTGATTACCGCCCAACTCCCGGAGGCGGCCGGACTGGTCAGCTACGTCACACGGAACGAGGACCCGAGGGATTACCGGGTGCGTTTCGGCAAAATCCGTGAGGCGCTGGGATTCGAGATCACGCGTCGCGTACCCGACGGCATACATGAGATAATCGAGGCGATCCGATCCGGGCTGATTGCGGACCCCGACGATCGCCGATACACCAACCAGCGGACGGTCGAGCGGTAG
- a CDS encoding sugar phosphate nucleotidyltransferase, translating to MVAVILAGGQGTRLQPYTAVLPKPLVPIGEQPIIEILLRHLHKCGVRRVVIAVNHLAHLITAVLGDGSRFGLDIEYSLEDTPLSTVGPLRLIADLPENFIVVNGDVLTDIDINALYKRHCERRATVTVAAARRAEKIDFGVLELDKDNRVVGFSEKPSFEFVVSMGVYVFSRRVLELVPRDGQYGFDMLMHDLLKRGERVESFVYDGYWLDIGRLADFEQAQHDIDHLKRLGLS from the coding sequence ATGGTGGCAGTCATCCTGGCCGGCGGTCAGGGAACGCGTCTGCAGCCGTACACGGCTGTGCTGCCGAAACCCCTCGTACCGATCGGCGAACAACCGATTATCGAGATACTGCTGCGACACCTGCACAAGTGCGGCGTGCGGCGGGTGGTGATTGCGGTCAATCACCTCGCCCACCTGATCACGGCCGTCCTCGGCGACGGCAGTCGGTTTGGGCTCGACATCGAGTACTCGCTGGAAGATACACCGCTGTCGACCGTGGGACCGCTTCGCCTGATAGCCGACCTCCCCGAGAATTTCATCGTCGTCAACGGTGACGTGCTGACCGATATCGACATCAACGCGCTGTACAAGCGGCATTGCGAGCGCCGAGCAACGGTGACGGTCGCGGCGGCTCGAAGAGCGGAGAAGATCGATTTCGGCGTACTCGAACTGGACAAAGACAATCGAGTGGTCGGATTCAGTGAGAAACCGTCGTTCGAGTTCGTCGTGTCGATGGGCGTTTACGTGTTTTCCCGGAGGGTGCTCGAGCTGGTTCCGCGCGACGGGCAGTACGGATTCGACATGCTCATGCATGACCTGCTGAAGCGCGGTGAACGGGTGGAAAGCTTTGTATACGACGGCTACTGGCTGGATATCGGCCGGCTGGCTGATTTCGAACAGGCCCAGCATGATATCGACCATTTGAAACGGCTCGGTCTGTCATAG
- a CDS encoding tetratricopeptide repeat protein produces the protein MNVRTAALTTLIALLVVLGCAKTPEQKRDKLFQEGLSLLDTYRYTEADTTFREVLWTDTTSFLGPIGISLTQERQFFHWDALNFWTRISERNPMSLAGALGSMRVYRRLGLFEHALRRAAIAGSIDSAGSDVQAEAARLCLEMEQYESGRRMVRAAVAAGQPEAVASILDARALYMQGDRDSALACADRALQANVSSSIFNRMAADYFEERAAFDSAMLFSGRSLTSNESGFDEMAEHFFRALRVGYVSEARRLIDSVEAIGGVTTLSTVMDLYYSWATDQDFRGLTVSGLLARMQIPALSPLMYDAWAHRRVSNFTMVDGDLNAISNIMRRGNFEPAFRDFYGYYLALFRSTGYDPVGALRLLRDLHDRRFSDVNYALTELFLVNVTRQPELYRQMLDSLRQIKPRDFRYRTDLADVCADSAVQDLTSAAQLYDEALSLNPYYRPAFDGYWRMYDRQRRFQDALGVFERYPQFAELYPDLGVRRAVSLVKNKRADEGVALFLETFRPVSGDSRLSEEMVRWLLRVYRTADAKRIADALLEIHGDNVDALALAAETYNRIGDYEGALTLADRALERDPNNSSVRSNRAWSLYKLGRAEDAFAIFEDVYNTDPDNRTLLRFYAPALSESGRNKPEGENLARRGVFAGVDILEGWLNLCYVYMLNGRPDLAKGEAIRARNSFPYSPAVLYYLGYAEYLLKEDGAREHLEEAIEMGLQGEDLTRARNALSELS, from the coding sequence ATGAATGTACGTACTGCTGCCCTCACGACGCTCATCGCCTTGCTCGTGGTGTTGGGCTGTGCCAAAACCCCGGAACAGAAACGCGATAAGTTGTTTCAGGAGGGACTGTCACTGCTTGACACGTACCGGTATACCGAAGCCGACACGACCTTCCGGGAAGTACTGTGGACTGACACCACCAGTTTTCTCGGACCGATCGGTATTTCGCTGACCCAGGAGCGGCAGTTCTTCCACTGGGATGCGCTGAATTTCTGGACCAGAATATCCGAACGCAACCCCATGTCACTCGCGGGGGCCCTGGGCTCCATGCGCGTCTACCGCCGCCTCGGACTCTTCGAGCACGCCCTCCGTCGCGCCGCTATCGCCGGCTCGATCGACAGCGCCGGCAGCGACGTCCAGGCGGAGGCGGCCCGTTTGTGCCTCGAAATGGAGCAATACGAGTCCGGTCGGCGCATGGTGCGGGCGGCGGTCGCCGCCGGCCAGCCCGAAGCAGTCGCATCCATCCTCGATGCCCGTGCGTTGTACATGCAGGGTGACCGGGATTCCGCTCTCGCCTGTGCCGACCGCGCCCTTCAGGCCAACGTCTCCTCATCGATTTTCAATCGCATGGCCGCCGATTATTTCGAAGAGCGCGCCGCTTTCGATTCCGCCATGCTGTTCTCCGGTCGGTCCCTGACCTCGAACGAAAGCGGTTTCGACGAGATGGCCGAACACTTCTTCAGGGCGCTTCGCGTCGGATATGTCAGCGAAGCCCGGCGCCTCATCGACAGCGTCGAAGCGATCGGCGGCGTCACCACACTGTCTACCGTCATGGACCTCTACTATAGCTGGGCCACCGATCAGGACTTCCGCGGGCTCACCGTATCCGGCTTGCTGGCGCGGATGCAGATCCCCGCGCTCTCACCGCTGATGTACGATGCGTGGGCCCATCGCCGGGTCTCGAATTTCACGATGGTCGACGGCGATCTCAACGCGATCTCAAACATCATGCGGCGTGGAAATTTCGAGCCCGCCTTCCGTGACTTCTATGGCTACTACCTGGCGCTGTTCCGATCGACCGGCTACGACCCGGTCGGCGCTCTCCGCCTGCTCCGCGATCTTCACGACAGGCGGTTTTCCGACGTGAACTACGCGTTGACGGAACTCTTCCTCGTGAACGTCACCCGGCAGCCGGAGCTGTACCGCCAGATGCTCGACTCGCTGCGCCAGATCAAACCACGGGACTTCCGTTATCGTACCGATTTGGCCGATGTGTGTGCGGACTCGGCCGTACAGGATCTGACCAGTGCCGCCCAGTTATACGACGAGGCGCTGTCGCTCAATCCGTACTACCGCCCTGCATTCGACGGTTACTGGCGGATGTATGACCGGCAACGCCGATTCCAGGATGCGCTGGGGGTCTTCGAACGTTACCCCCAATTCGCCGAACTGTACCCGGATCTCGGTGTGCGCCGCGCCGTCTCACTCGTGAAGAACAAGCGAGCCGATGAAGGCGTCGCACTCTTCCTGGAAACCTTCCGGCCGGTCTCAGGCGATTCACGACTCTCCGAAGAGATGGTGCGTTGGCTGCTGCGGGTGTACCGCACGGCCGATGCCAAACGAATTGCCGATGCCCTCCTGGAGATTCACGGCGACAACGTCGATGCGCTCGCCCTTGCGGCGGAGACATACAACCGGATCGGCGACTACGAAGGCGCCCTGACGCTGGCGGACCGGGCGCTCGAACGTGACCCGAACAACAGCTCTGTCCGTTCCAACCGCGCCTGGTCGCTGTACAAACTCGGCAGAGCGGAAGACGCCTTCGCCATTTTCGAGGACGTGTACAACACCGATCCTGACAATCGCACCCTGCTGCGCTTCTACGCCCCCGCCCTGTCCGAGAGCGGACGAAACAAACCGGAAGGGGAGAACCTCGCCCGACGGGGCGTCTTTGCCGGTGTGGACATCCTCGAAGGATGGCTCAACCTGTGTTATGTCTACATGCTGAACGGACGGCCGGATTTGGCCAAAGGCGAGGCGATCCGCGCCCGTAACTCCTTCCCGTATTCTCCCGCCGTGCTGTACTACCTCGGCTATGCCGAGTACCTGCTCAAAGAGGACGGCGCCCGGGAGCATCTGGAAGAAGCAATTGAGATGGGCTTGCAGGGTGAAGACCTGACACGGGCCCGGAACGCGCTGAGCGAGTTGTCCTGA
- the lptB gene encoding LPS export ABC transporter ATP-binding protein, with product MAVLESKNLVKYYRKRPVVNDVSIQVHPGEVVGLLGPNGAGKTTTFYMIIGFIRPDKGKVFLGDRNISRYPMYRRAGLGIGYLAQEPSVFRKLSVEDNIMAILQFRGLKRAERKRRLESLLAELDITHLRKNKAFTLSGGERRRVEITRALVNEPSFILLDEPFAGIDPIAVEDIQKIIGRLVERGLGVLITDHNVRETLSICNRAYIMCDGKILKSGTAEFLANDPEARKIYLGEKFRLN from the coding sequence ATGGCCGTACTTGAATCCAAAAACCTTGTGAAGTATTACCGGAAGCGACCGGTGGTCAACGACGTGTCGATCCAGGTGCACCCCGGAGAGGTCGTGGGGCTACTTGGACCCAATGGAGCCGGCAAAACGACCACGTTTTATATGATTATCGGGTTTATCCGGCCGGACAAGGGAAAGGTGTTTCTGGGCGATCGTAACATCTCGCGGTACCCGATGTATCGCAGGGCCGGGCTCGGCATCGGCTACCTCGCTCAGGAGCCGTCGGTTTTTCGGAAGCTCTCGGTGGAAGACAACATCATGGCGATACTCCAGTTTCGCGGGTTGAAACGTGCGGAGCGCAAGCGGCGTCTGGAGTCGTTACTGGCCGAACTGGACATAACGCACCTTCGGAAAAACAAGGCGTTTACGCTTTCGGGAGGCGAGCGGCGACGGGTGGAGATAACCCGTGCCCTGGTCAATGAGCCGAGTTTTATCCTGCTGGACGAGCCGTTTGCGGGGATTGACCCGATCGCCGTGGAAGATATTCAGAAGATAATCGGCCGACTGGTGGAGCGTGGGCTGGGCGTGCTGATCACGGACCACAATGTCCGTGAAACCCTGTCCATATGCAACCGGGCCTATATCATGTGCGACGGAAAGATTCTGAAGTCGGGGACGGCGGAGTTTTTGGCCAACGATCCCGAGGCCCGGAAGATATACCTGGGAGAGAAGTTCCGGTTGAACTAA
- the rpoN gene encoding RNA polymerase factor sigma-54: MKLGLQLRQKLTLAPQLIQSLKMLQMPLLKLEQTLRHELAINPLLEEVEEPELEQEQELTDSEFELAEEPKKEESVDWDDYLFDDDEGYKVREQREFPEDTFEGGAAAQNENLYDHLNEQLSFLKLSEEEQLIGEYIIGNIAPDGYLTLSVAEMAAELQIEEAKIQKVLAMIQQFDPTGVGARDLRESLLLQLKERGQEGTLAYRIVDEHINDLERKSTLQIAKMMGVPFERAQKAMETIKTLNPTPTHGRFDSAAVPVVPDLVVERVGDDFEVFHNDRNVPRLRINSGYKNLIKRGSESSKDTKEYIRQKLEQARWLLNSINQRRSTMIRVMEAIVEEQREFFEKGAAFLKPLIMEDIAQKVEMNVATVSRVSNGKYVQTPLGVYEIKYFFNSGIAREDGEDVSKRRVKQRIEEIIRAEEPEKPLSDQEIFRRLNDEGIKLARRTVTKYREELKIKPARFRKRVVE, encoded by the coding sequence ATGAAACTCGGACTGCAACTCAGACAGAAGCTGACGCTGGCGCCGCAGCTGATTCAGTCGCTGAAAATGCTGCAAATGCCGCTTTTGAAGCTCGAGCAGACGCTCCGCCACGAACTCGCGATCAATCCCCTCCTCGAAGAAGTCGAAGAGCCCGAACTCGAACAGGAACAGGAACTCACGGACAGCGAGTTCGAACTGGCCGAAGAACCCAAGAAAGAAGAGTCGGTGGACTGGGATGATTACCTGTTCGACGACGACGAAGGGTACAAAGTGCGGGAACAGCGGGAATTCCCTGAAGACACTTTCGAGGGGGGCGCCGCCGCGCAGAATGAAAACCTCTACGATCACCTGAACGAACAGCTATCGTTTTTGAAGCTCTCCGAAGAAGAGCAGTTGATCGGCGAATACATTATCGGCAATATAGCGCCCGACGGCTATCTGACGCTGTCGGTGGCGGAGATGGCGGCCGAGCTGCAGATCGAGGAAGCGAAGATTCAGAAGGTGCTGGCCATGATCCAGCAATTCGATCCCACCGGGGTCGGCGCCCGGGATCTTCGCGAGTCGCTCCTGCTTCAGTTGAAAGAGCGCGGTCAGGAAGGTACGCTGGCGTACCGGATTGTCGACGAGCACATCAACGATTTGGAGCGCAAATCGACTCTTCAGATCGCCAAGATGATGGGGGTGCCGTTCGAGCGGGCGCAAAAGGCGATGGAGACGATCAAAACTCTGAACCCGACACCGACTCACGGACGGTTCGATTCGGCGGCGGTGCCGGTCGTCCCCGACCTCGTCGTCGAGCGTGTGGGCGACGATTTCGAGGTGTTTCATAACGACCGCAACGTCCCGCGACTTCGCATCAACTCCGGCTACAAGAACCTGATCAAGCGGGGCAGCGAGAGCTCGAAGGACACCAAGGAGTATATCCGGCAGAAGCTGGAGCAGGCGCGGTGGCTGCTGAATTCGATCAACCAGCGACGCAGCACGATGATCCGGGTGATGGAGGCGATCGTCGAGGAGCAGCGGGAGTTTTTCGAGAAAGGCGCGGCCTTCCTCAAACCGCTGATCATGGAAGATATCGCGCAGAAGGTCGAAATGAACGTGGCCACGGTCAGCCGCGTGTCCAACGGCAAGTACGTGCAGACGCCGCTGGGCGTCTACGAGATCAAGTACTTCTTCAATTCCGGAATCGCTCGGGAGGACGGCGAGGACGTTTCCAAGCGGCGGGTCAAGCAACGGATCGAGGAAATCATCCGTGCCGAGGAGCCGGAAAAGCCGCTGTCGGACCAGGAGATATTCCGTCGGCTGAACGACGAGGGAATTAAACTTGCCCGTCGCACGGTGACGAAGTATCGTGAGGAGTTGAAGATCAAGCCGGCCCGGTTCCGCAAGCGCGTGGTCGAGTGA